A genome region from Anastrepha obliqua isolate idAnaObli1 chromosome 4, idAnaObli1_1.0, whole genome shotgun sequence includes the following:
- the LOC129246135 gene encoding uncharacterized protein LOC129246135 — protein MNWQRILRISNCFLLLTGFQLYSFEPNRQRYHLSLWGLINFIVLTLFYIICVNQHFIHSPLLRIFHDVSPFLWKLIRVQLMLGLMVFIFRLFAMAEVGRACNSIACFSSRVFARKFTIEEAFAYFLVFSTFLLTFCFALYIAYEMEFKLPPWDNIFIGFGLSIPHLALAGALKLYTLNCWFMREELLELNTELQDVLRTEQLVAEVKIADDKIEMEVSASALNAYVRMPVKDKQKRLDQYYGRLEQLSDEIQIVNTALDKELFLLLVMNSFCLLAGVYTLVYFEASWHIFFSPSWRRIFYAANIAIYVLIFWDYLCLCTSVSLYNKVKSQLLVGVQGVLKSKNFIEKPTRTALKRIQNLLASKLRLLLFQAVDINIANLLMVHIVLGIVISLIVMYKYLNDQICSIVTQLTDSDD, from the exons ATGAATTGGCAACGCATTTTACGTATAAGCAACTGTTTCCTGCTACTCACTGGTTTTCAGCTATACAGTTTTGAACCGAACAGACAGCGTTATCATCTATCCCTATGGGGTCTTATTAATTTCATCGTCCTTACACTTTTCTATATTATCTGCGTGAATCAGCACTTCATACACTCACCGCTACTACGGATTTTCCACGATGTGTCACCATTTCTCTGGAAGCTGATCCGTGTACAATTAATGCTGGGTCTGATGGTTTTCATATTCCGGCTGTTTGCAATGGCTGAAGTTGGGCGTGCATGCAATAGTATTGCATGCTTTTCCTCGCGAGTATTTGCGCGAAAATTCACCATAGAGGAggcatttgcttattttttagtattctcAACATTTCTGCTTacattttgctttgctttgtaCATTGCCTATGAAATGGAATTCAAACTGCCGCCTTGGGATAATATTTTCATAGGCTTTGGACTATCCATTCCACACTTGGCTTTGGCAGGCGCTTTGAAATTATACACACTTAACTGTTGGTTCATGCGCGAAGAGTTACTGGAGCTGAATACGGAATTGCAGGATGTACTGAGGACGGAACAATTGGTAGCTGAGGTGAAAATTGCGGACGACAAGATTGAAATGGAAGTTAGTGCTAGTGCACTAAATGCTTATGTGAGAATGCCAGTAAAAGATAAGCAAAAACGATTGGATCAGTACTATGGACGATTAGAACAGTTGTCTGACGAAATACAAATTGTGAATACAGCATTGGATAAGGAGTTGTTTCTATTGTTAGTGATGAACAGTTTTTGTCTACTGGCGGGAGTTTATACGTTGGTCTATTTCGAAGCTAGTTGGCATATATTTTTCTCTCCATCCTGGAGGCGTATTTTCTATGCCGCCAACATTGCGATTTACGTGCTAATCTTCTGGGATTATTTGTGTTTGTGCACAAGCGTAAGCCTTTACAACAAAGTG aaATCCCAATTGCTTGTGGGTGTACAAGGggttttaaaatcaaaaaacttcaTAGAAAAACCCACTCGTACTGCACTGAAACGTATACAAAATCTGTTAGCCTCCAAGCTCAGGCTGCTATTATTTCAAGCTGTGGATATAAACATTGCGAACTTGTTGATG GTACACATTGTTCTGGGAATAGTTATATCACTAATTGTgatgtataaatatttgaacGATCAAATTTGTTCCATAGTCACACAATTGACCGATAGCGATGACTAA